GACCAAAAACATTTGGCATATCATGAAACAACCAATAACTACTGCAAGTAGAATCCACTATCAGACCCGAATGCGACAACATTCGTCTCCCAAAACTCCAACAAAATGGTCTCCTTAGTTACCAGGCGGCGATCATCGGTATTCAAGCACGCAATGACAccaagtaaaatatttttatacatcatatgcaattatatatttttaaagactaGAAACCGATCACAATACGAATCGATGGAACTGTTAATATTTTCTTTACATAGATGGCGCTGTTACCAAGGTGGTGGCTTTGACGGAAACGAGGGGAATTTCCGTGTGTTACATCAAAATACGTCCTGACAGTCGATGTAGCTCGAATTACGTTTATAAAAGCGATTCGtcacacaaataaaattaaataaattaacaagagatataattttattgaaaagcattaCACATGGATGTACATGCAATTGTCTATTTGTTAAATTAACACATGACGTAGACATCGCTTTGAACGTCGCTGTCAGTAATGCGGAAGTAAACTTTTCAAAACCCACCAGTCTTCATTCTCACAGGTTGATAGcattttgtttatatgttttctaatgaataaatattattgATTGTAATAGATTATAGTTGGTGTGAATCGTGTGGAGCGTGTTAGATATTGTGAGGAGAGTCTCTTAATacaaccatggttttattattaagGGTAACTTACTAACCATGTTGTTTTTGGTAACGTTAGATTGATTATCGTTTGTATTactatagttttactacaaatagcATGGGTAATCTACATTTACTATAGCGTGAACATGGTCAATTTGTGCTATTGTTGAACCATGGTTAAATTTCATAAGGGATAGGCAAATCTTGTCAGAAGTTAGCTTGATGTTTGAGGTTTGTCAGATAGCCTACTTAGCCTTTGAAAACTTTGAATATTATTGAATATAAACAGGTTTGTTTCAATTGTGTCACATTTGTAGAAGTGAACACAGTATAGTAGTATCATTACTCCAATACCAACTCAACACCCGCATTAAAGATTCACGTcaataacatttctcatgatgtCCTAGTTAGTCATACTCTTTGGGTTTaagtatgtatgtattttaacTTATTTGTTTGATTCTCACAGATGTCCTCTGCAATGATGGAAGGTTCTTCAAAAAGCGATGCCACAACACAGACCTCTGTTGCCGCACAAGTTCCCTTCATCAACCTCTGCACAGTTCTGGAGAAAATCCAAAAGACCAAACTCCGACCAGATAAATCCATGATCCTGAAGGACTTCATAGATTCATGGAGGAAGTTCCATGCGGCGCTTCACAAGGACAATACAAGCACCACAGACTCATTCTACCCAGCCATGCGTCTCATCGTGCCTCCATTTGAGCGAGAGCGAATGGCTTACGGTATAAAAGAGAACATGCTGGCCAAACTTTACATTGAGGTTTTAGGTCTTCCTAAGAATGGACCTGAAGCAAACAAACTTTTGAATTACAGAGCCCCGACTACATCCCAAGGGGAAACAGGTGACTTTGCCCTCACGGCGTACTTTGTCCTCAAAAACAGGTGCACTAGCAAGGGGAATTTAAGCCTCAAAGAAGTCAATGACTTTTTGGATTCGGTAGCGTTCAACAATGCCAGCAAACAGAAGGATCAGGTGAAGAAAAGCCTTTTACAGGTGATAACCCAGAGTTCAGCATTGGAGCAAAAGTGGCTTATTAGGATGATCCTTAAGGATATGAAACTTGGCATTAGCAAAGAGACGATACTAAAGGTTTTTCATTCAGATGCACCGGAATTTTACAACGTCACAACAGATCTGGATAAAGTGTGCAGGCAACTTCACGACCCATCCGTGTCGCTAAGCGAGATGTCCATTAATCTGTTTTCTGCTTTTAAACCAATGCTGGCTGCCATTGCCAACATCGGACAAATCGAGAAGCAAATGTGCAACCAGCCGTTCTATGTTGAGACGAAGCTTGATGGTGAACGCATTCAGTTGCACAAAGTTGGAGATGTGTACAAATACTACACCAGGAACTCTTACGAGTACACGCAACAGTTCGGcgcctctccactggagggctCTCTCACGCCGTACATTCACAACATCTTCAAACCTCACGTGGTGAACTGCATTCTGGATGGCGAGATGATGGCCTATAACCCCACGACTGAGACCTTCATGCAGAAAGGCAGTAAGTTTGATATTAAAAGGTTGGTGGATGACTCGGAACTGCaaacttgtttttgtgtgttcgATGTGCTGTTGTTAAACGACGAGAAATTTGCAAACGAACCCCTCAAGAAGCGTTACGAAATTCTTCATACCATCTTCACCCCCCTCAAAGGCCGTTTCCAGCTGGTTTCTAAATCCGAAGGGAGAACAACGCAAGAAGTGGTGAACGCTCTCAACGAAGCCATTGACAATCGGGAGGAGGGGATTATGGTTAAGGACCGGATGTCTATATACAAACCCGATAAACGTGGTAAAGAATGGCTGAAGATTAAACCGGAATATGTCGATGGTCTGATGGATGAACTGGATCTGCTCATAGTGGGTGGCTACTGGGGGAAAGGCAGGAGAAGCGGAATGTTGTCGCATTTTCTTTGCGCCGTGGCCGAGGAGCCGAGTCCCGGGGAGAAGCCCACGGTGTTCCACACGGTCTGTCGCATCGGATCGGGCTACACTTTGAAAGAACTTTACGATCTCGGACTGAAGTTGGCCAAGCATTGGAAGATTTACAACAAAAACCATCCTCCGGCGTCCATCTTGTGCGGAACGGAGAAGCCAGAGGTTTACATAGAACCGCAAAACTCCGTCATCATACAAGTCAAAGCAGCGGAGATCGTTTCCAGCGAAATGTACAAGACCAGCTGCACCTTACGCTTCCCCAGAATAGAACGAATCCGAGAGGATAAGGAATGGCACCAATGCATGAACTTGACCGAACTCAGTCAGTACCGTTCCAAGGCTTCTGGAAAACTTGCGTCCCGACATCTACACATCCAAGAGGGTCTACCTGAAAAGAAGAAGCGAAAGGTTGCGGCCAAGCCCAAGAAGACCATCGGTATCATTGACCACTTCCGATCTCAGGATTTATCAGCCGTCGCCAAAGAGACCGATATGTTCGAAGGGGTGGAGTTTTGCGTCATCAACGGAAACGACGAGCGCTCGAAGGCGGAGCTGGAGAAGTACGTGGCACGCGCTGGAGGTATCGTCGTTCAGAACCCTGGAAGGGACACGTACTGCGTGATCGCCGCCGTGCAGAACTTGAGGGTGAAGAACCTCATCTCTTCAGACCAGCACGATGTTGTGTGGGCTGCCTGGCTCGTGGAGTGTCTGGAAAAGAAGCAGGTTGTACCATGGCAGCCGCGTCACATGATCCACATGTCACCGCCCACGAAGGAACATTTCGCAAAGGAGTACGATAAGTACGGAGACAGTTATTACGTCGATACGAATGAACAGCTGCTCAGGGATGTGTTTGGAAGGATCGGACAAGTAGACGCTGAGGTTTCGTCTGTGGCACAGATGGAAGCAAAGTACACTTGGGATGACTTGCACACTAGCATTTTTAGGCCTTTTGGTGCATACTTTGACCGGTGTGCTGATTTAGGAGATCCGCATACGCTTATCAAGGGTACGTGTCTGGACACACGAGCCTTAGAATTCAGATTTCATGGTGGTTCAGTTGTGGAGGAACTGAAGGAGGGAATCTCGCATGTCATAGTAGATGATGAGGGAAGGATTCTGGACTTGAAGACGCTAAGGCGTCTTTATAGGAAGAAGTTCAAAATCGTTCGTGAATCATGGGTGACCGATTCCATCAAAGAAGGCCATGTGGTGGATGAGATTGACTACCTCGTATAACAATGAAGGCTACTACACAAAGTGTTAGAACGCTGATTTTAATATTTGCTGCCATGTTTGGAAATCCGTTATTTTTCCATCTAAAATAACTAAATTTTAAAGactaataaagaaaatattgttGTCAGGATTTTAATGATGAAGATAAGGGTGTTGTTTTTGCTTAGAGTGTAATAATGCTGTTGAAAAATGCCGACATCATATCCATCTAAAGTGCATGGCTAGTTTTGCTCTGTTCTAAACAAATATGGCCATTCAAAATCAAACGTACTACAAAAAAGATAGACTGTGTTTTAATAGTTAATAAATAGAATCGTGGTCACCTTGCTAACACAAAGGTTACAGTTGAAATACTAAATAAAGTGGGATGACCTATTACAAAATTGTCTTAATATTGATGTTGATGTTACTGCActattaattgttttattaaatatttcggGGAAAAACCAACTGTTCTCCTTAAAGAAGCATTAGTTTTAACTGTAcagcagtatatatatatatatatatatatatatatcccttttcaacatttaaaaatgctgattaaatgaaaatttgaaatgggtcttttatttttttctgcggctttactgtatatgtatgaatactgtatatataaaaagggTTTTGATTAGCTTCTATCAAACGCTTACAAAACATAATTATTCATTCtttaagaaatgttattttgctGTGTAAATGAAGACTCACTTATCTTTCAGCCGTTGTTCTTCTATCTGATCACATCTATCAAAACAAGTCTGAAATATCCATATCCACCCTGGCCTACAGCACATACACATGAGAAACTGACATTTTAGTCATCTAGTCATCCATGGAATGACAACAAAACTGCATGTATTTAGATACTttacatttaatgcatttggcacACGTGTATTCAAAGCAACTTATATTGCATTGCATGCATCAATTTTAACCTTTTGTGCTGCTATCGCAATGTTTTACCagatgagctacaggaacacttaATTGTCCGTGGGAAATAGTTATTAAAAATTGTgatatttgtttaatttcagTATTACACATcagtaaaaacaaaattcaGTCAAACACCGTCAGTGCTgagaaatactgtatgtgctgtaTGGTcatgcttcacgatgccatagaaggatcttttttgtataaatggttccataaagaaccttttacatcagaagaacatttctgtttcatataaggttcttcagattataaaaaggtaagaaagagatgattctttaaataacctt
The Triplophysa rosa linkage group LG19, Trosa_1v2, whole genome shotgun sequence genome window above contains:
- the LOC130570095 gene encoding DNA ligase 4-like, translating into MSSAMMEGSSKSDATTQTSVAAQVPFINLCTVLEKIQKTKLRPDKSMILKDFIDSWRKFHAALHKDNTSTTDSFYPAMRLIVPPFERERMAYGIKENMLAKLYIEVLGLPKNGPEANKLLNYRAPTTSQGETGDFALTAYFVLKNRCTSKGNLSLKEVNDFLDSVAFNNASKQKDQVKKSLLQVITQSSALEQKWLIRMILKDMKLGISKETILKVFHSDAPEFYNVTTDLDKVCRQLHDPSVSLSEMSINLFSAFKPMLAAIANIGQIEKQMCNQPFYVETKLDGERIQLHKVGDVYKYYTRNSYEYTQQFGASPLEGSLTPYIHNIFKPHVVNCILDGEMMAYNPTTETFMQKGSKFDIKRLVDDSELQTCFCVFDVLLLNDEKFANEPLKKRYEILHTIFTPLKGRFQLVSKSEGRTTQEVVNALNEAIDNREEGIMVKDRMSIYKPDKRGKEWLKIKPEYVDGLMDELDLLIVGGYWGKGRRSGMLSHFLCAVAEEPSPGEKPTVFHTVCRIGSGYTLKELYDLGLKLAKHWKIYNKNHPPASILCGTEKPEVYIEPQNSVIIQVKAAEIVSSEMYKTSCTLRFPRIERIREDKEWHQCMNLTELSQYRSKASGKLASRHLHIQEGLPEKKKRKVAAKPKKTIGIIDHFRSQDLSAVAKETDMFEGVEFCVINGNDERSKAELEKYVARAGGIVVQNPGRDTYCVIAAVQNLRVKNLISSDQHDVVWAAWLVECLEKKQVVPWQPRHMIHMSPPTKEHFAKEYDKYGDSYYVDTNEQLLRDVFGRIGQVDAEVSSVAQMEAKYTWDDLHTSIFRPFGAYFDRCADLGDPHTLIKGTCLDTRALEFRFHGGSVVEELKEGISHVIVDDEGRILDLKTLRRLYRKKFKIVRESWVTDSIKEGHVVDEIDYLV